In the Terriglobales bacterium genome, TGTCCAGGTAGCCGCGCTCGTAGGCGATCTGCTTGGCATCGGGAGAGAAAGTGACCGCGGTGTCGACGTCGAACTTGACCTGCTGCGCATCGCCGCCCAGCACCGGGATCTTCATCAGGTAGCTGTACGCCTGCTGGTTCTTGTCGGAGCGGACGAAGTAAATGTAATTACCGTCAGGCGAAAAGGTGGCGCCACGATAGAGGACCGGCGCCGGAGGGACGATCTGCACGTTGCTGCCGGTGGCCACCTGGCGCACCCACAGGCTCTGCTGTCCGCCCTCGTCGGTGGCGTGGACGATATAGCGACCGTCGCCGGAGATGGCTACTTGGGTCGCTTTGCCACTGTCGGTGATGCGTGCCAGGCGCATGTTCTGGAAGCTGAAAGCGCCCGAGGGGGTGCTGGCAGTCGGGGTCTCCGCACTCTTTCGCTGCGAGATCAGCTTGTACAACCCGAAGGTGATGACTGCCGCCACGATGAGGAAGATGCCGGTGCCGATGGTCAGCACCGGCTTGTTGCGCCTGAGTTCGGTGGCGATGATCAGGGCGCTGGAATCGCGATGCACCCCGGTAGTGGCGGTCTTGCCAGAATCGGTATCGCGCTTCAGGCGCTTCAGGTCGGCGCGCATCTCGGCCGCGGATTGGTAGCGCACGTCACGGTCCTTCTCCAAAGCCTTACTGAGGATGGCCCCGAATTCCTGGGGGAGATCCGGGTTCAGGCGCAGGGGCGGCACCGGATCGCGGTTCAGGATCTGGTCGAAGATCACCGCCGTGGTCGTGCCCTTGAAGGGGAGCACCCCGGTCGCCATCTCGTAGAGCACGGCGCCGAAGGAGAACAGGTCGGTACGGCGGTCAAGCTCCTCGCCCCGCGCCTGCTCCGGGCTCATGTAAGCGATCGTGCCGACCGCCGAACCCGGGCTGGTGAGGTGCTCGCTGGCAATGGTGGGGACGGCGGCGGGTGCGGCGGTCGCGCCCACCAATCCAGCCACCGCCTTGGGGGTCAGCTTGGCCAGCCCGAAGTCCAGGACCTTGGCCCGGTTCTGCGGGGCGATGAAGATGTTCCCCGGCTTGACGTCGCGGTGCACGATGCCCTTGGCGTGGGCGGCGTCGAGTGCATCGGCGATCTGGATGGCCAGGTCAAGCAGAGGGTCCAGGGGCAGCGGGCGTCCGGCGATGCGCCGGTCCAGGGGCTCCCCTTCCAGCAGCTCCATGGCCATGAAGTGCCGGTGGTCGTACTCGTCGATCTCGTAGATGGTGCAGATGTTGGGATGGCTGAGCGCCGAGGCCGAGCGGGCCTCGCGCTGGAACCGCTCCAGCGCCGCCGGGTCGCGCTCCATGTCTTCGGAAAGGAACTTCAGGGCGACCCGCCGGCCGAGCTTGACGTCCTCGGCTTCGAAGACGACGCCCATGCCGCCGCCGCCCAACTGAGAGAGGACGCGGTAATGCGAGATGGTCTGCCCGATCAAGAAGGAAGCCTGTAAGCGAATCTTATAAGAAAGACGGAAGAAGCCGGTAGGAGGTAGCAAGTAGGTGG is a window encoding:
- a CDS encoding protein kinase; amino-acid sequence: MIGQTISHYRVLSQLGGGGMGVVFEAEDVKLGRRVALKFLSEDMERDPAALERFQREARSASALSHPNICTIYEIDEYDHRHFMAMELLEGEPLDRRIAGRPLPLDPLLDLAIQIADALDAAHAKGIVHRDVKPGNIFIAPQNRAKVLDFGLAKLTPKAVAGLVGATAAPAAVPTIASEHLTSPGSAVGTIAYMSPEQARGEELDRRTDLFSFGAVLYEMATGVLPFKGTTTAVIFDQILNRDPVPPLRLNPDLPQEFGAILSKALEKDRDVRYQSAAEMRADLKRLKRDTDSGKTATTGVHRDSSALIIATELRRNKPVLTIGTGIFLIVAAVITFGLYKLISQRKSAETPTASTPSGAFSFQNMRLARITDSGKATQVAISGDGRYIVHATDEGGQQSLWVRQVATGSNVQIVPPAPVLYRGATFSPDGNYIYFVRSDKNQQAYSYLMKIPVLGGDAQQVKFDVDTAVTFSPDAKQIAYERGYLDKGEVTLFIANADGSGERVLATRRIPNSFTNAAPAWSPDGKTIVATAFDFTGGGFTSIIAVSVADGSMTSFYKQNGQLGRISWLPDGSGMLVGANDISKSAQGQILYVSYPGGQAQRLTNDLNDYDICCVSLTADGKQLAVIENERAPSVWVAAKDLKHVNQVTSGRSDGFSVTWIGGKVAYTDRDGEIWLANEDGSDVHRIAASDLRAGGLAGCGDGKHILYQHVSPSGVSVWRIDADGSNPTPVTHDRLDQSVSCSPDGTWAAYGSADTGHYRHFRIPLQGGEPVQINFDNETLTGGAAISPDGTKIAYPILEGEGIPKTVGVVRSVDGGRLLAKGELPQGMGQGNWAPDGKAFDIVLTRNGVSNIFRRPIGAGPDKLKPITDFKEGRIYSFAWSRDGKKMVLGRGPQTRDVVLINNFRQ